Part of the uncultured Desulfobacter sp. genome, AGTGCATGGCCACATTGCCGAGGCTGGACAATACGCCTGCACAGTTGGAGATCCATATTTTGCCGAAAGGGTTTTGTTTGTATAGGTATCCGGTCAGGGCTTTTTTGATCAGCAAATGCGTGAGCCGTTTTCCCCTGGCTTCGGGCCGAACACAGGTCAGGCCAAGGTGCAGAATTCGGCCCACATCCGCAATGTCTAAAAACACCATGGAGCAAAACCCCTGGGGGGTACCGTGCTCATCTTTGGCCAGTGCGATCAGTTTGTTGGAAAGTGCATCTCGGGTGCCGACAATGGCCTGGTATTCGGGCAGTTCATGGAAGCAGTCCCCGGCGATTTCCCGGATATTTTGGGCAAGGCGTTCAATGGATTCATCTGAGAGAACCCGACCGGGTTCCTGATACGTCTCGACTATGAAATTCATACATTTTCCTATAGATTTTAATTGAGTTTGATCAGTATTACATTAAAAGATTTAAGAATCGGTTATGGATTGATTAGAAGGGTGTTTGGGCGGGGAGAAATGATCTAAAGCAAGTTGGGGCTTGATCATAAGATCGGATATATTTTGTAGGGGCAATCCCCCTGTGGTTGCCCTTATTCAGGCAGGCACAGGGACCTGCCCCCACAATGGCCGGCGTTTGGACCAATCCCGCAATTTGGCTTCAGGATTCATCCAGAATGAAATCGGTGATATGGATATTGGTCTTCATCTCCTGTTCCAGGGTTGACCAGGACGGTTCTCCGGTAGGATTATGACCCGGAAGGATCACGGTTTTTTTATCAAGGGGCAGGATTTTAACCCTGATGGAGTCGATCAGTTCGTGAAGGTTTCCGCCCGGCAGGTCGGTTCGCCCGGCTTCTCCCACAAAGATGGCATCCCCGGTAAAAAGATGGTCTTCGCACAGCAGACAGACCGAACCGGGGGTATGACCGGGGGTGTGGATAACGGCCAGTTCACAAAATCCAAAGGCAATACGTTCGCCATCTTTGATCCTGATGTCCGCCGGATAGGGCGGCGGCAGGCCCACCGATTGCTTTGTTTTCATCCTTACGTCCGGATCTTTAAAAAAGTCATCATCCAACCCGTGCAGGCAATAGGGAATCGGGGCAATTTTTTTGAACGTCGCCATGGAAAAAAATTGATCCGCATGGCCATGGGTCAACAGGATTTTATCGGGGAGAATATCCTTTTCCCCGATAAAATCCGCCATCTCTTCAACCGGTCCGCCCGGATCAATGATGACCGCCTTGCGTGATACCTTGCACACCAGAAAATAGGTATTGAGGTTATAGGGGCCTGTGATCCGCCGGAGCATCTGTGTATGGTGCACGTGTTTTACTGTCCTTCCTCTTTTTTTTGTATGGCCGGCAGCAGTATTTTAAAAACCGATCCTTGTTCTAAACGACTTTCAACATGGATATTGCCCCCATATTTTTTTACGATGCCATATGCCGAGGCCAATCCCATTCCGGTGCCTTTCCCCGGTTCTTTGGTTGTAAAATAGGGCTCGAATATCGCTTTTATGATGTCCGGTGCAATACCCGTTCCTGTGTCTGCAATCGATAGTTGTACATATTTGCCCGGGCCGGCAAGCTCATTTTGGGCGGCGTACCTTGCATCGACGATTTGATCGGATACACCTAATGATAAAGTCCCGCCTTTGTTTTCCATTGCGTCGGCCGCATTGCTGGATAAGTCCAATATGACCTGCTGTAAAAGGGCAGGATTGCCCATGACCATTGCCGCCGTAGATATGTTTTGTTTTATCTCAATATCGGCAGGAATCGTGGATTCAAGCAGTTTGATGGATTCATTTACAATGTTTGCAATGGAGACGGGCTTTACTTCTTCATTGTTCTGCCGGGCAAATGATAATATTTGTAAAACCAGGTCCCGTGCGCGTTTGCCTGCGGTATGGATCTCTTTTAAATCGTATTCTAAATTGCTTCCCTTTTCGACATCACCAAGGGCGATTTCCGAAAATCCAAGAATAGATGAAAGTATATTGTTGAAATGATGGGCGATGCCCCCTGCCAGGTTGCCGATGGACTCCATCTTTTCGGATTGAATCAATTTTTTTTCCAACTGTTTTTTCTCGGTGATGTCTGGAAACGCCATGATTCCGGCAATGACAACACCATCATCATCAATCAAAGGCGCCGCACTGATAGAGACCCAGCGATCTCCTTTATCAAGGGGTAATATAAACTCCTGGTTGCTAATTATCTCCCGGTTTACAATTGCCCTTTTTATCGGCAACTGCGCCAATGGACAAGGCGTTTCGTCCAGGTGATACAGGGGCCAATAATCATGATATTGTTCAATGGTGATCCCATGGATATTGCCGGGAAATGGGTTCATTAAATCCAACGCGCCTTGATTAAAATGGGTAAGCTTCATATCCGGCACGGATACGATGATGACAGGAACGGGGATTTGTTTGATGGTTAATTTTAAAAAATTTAAAGCCTTGTCCAGTTTTAGCTGGGCGGTTTTGATGTCGGTGATGTCACTGACGGTGATCATCAAACTTTTTTCATCTTCTATCTCTGCATTGTTTTTATATCTTATCTTTGCTTCAATCTGGGCATAAAAAAGACTTTCGTCGGCTTTGAGTAAGCGAACCACCATTTTTTTATCTGCAGGATTGTTAAAAAAATTTTTAAACCGGGACAAAAAAATGGATCTATCCGCTTCCAGGATATTATCAGCAAATAAACTGCCTTTGAAATTTTTATCTTTGAGGCCAAGCATGGACTGCCATGTCATATTGGTTTGCAGAATAACGCCTGAGGAATCCAGCACAACGTAACCAACCGGTGCATTTTCAAAGAGCTCGACAAACTGATCTTTTGTCTTCTGGAGCGTCAAATGGGTATGTCTTAATTCATCATTTTGCAGCTCAAGTTCAATCTGGTACACAGCCAGTTCATGGGCCCATTCTTTCAGGTTTGTCAGTTCATGGGTCTGGGCGGTATTTTTTGAATTCCGGAGTAATTTTTCAGCACGCTCCCTCAGGCTGTGGAAGCGGTCGGCTAAAGCAGCATTCATCATTTGGCTCCTGTCTAATCAGATATGTCCACAATGGTCACAACGATCCCGGCATAGGAATCGGGCCCGACACGGTATGGGATGATACGTACCAGGTAACATTTTCCATTTTCGCTTTTTACCCTCTTTTCCATAGTCTCATCGGATTTCTGAACTTTTTGCACGGAGGTGATTAAATCAAAATCGGAAATTTTGTGCGACAGATGTGCCAATGGCCTGCCGATATCGCTCTCCAATATATTGAACAAGTCTTTTGTCGATTTTGAAAAATGGCGAATTGAAAGATCTTCATCCAGGATAAGTGTGCCGATCCGGGAGCTTGAGAGCAGATTTTCAATATCGTTTTTTGCCTCGGTTAATTCCATAATCTTTTTCTGATATTCGCTGTTTACCGTATATAGTTCCTCGTTGGTGCTTTGCAACTCTTCATTGGTACTTTGAAGTTCCTCGTTGCTTGCCAGCAGCTCTTCGTTGGTCGCCTGCAACTCTTCATTGGATGTTTCCAGTTCTTCGATGGTCGCCTGGAGATTCTCCCGGCTGAATTGCAGTTCCTGTTCAAGATCCCGGAGCCGCTGATCGGTCTCTTCATCCAGGTTGCATTCGTTGGGGGGCAGGTCGTCCGTTGTCATTTCGTTAATATCTTCGAAAATGACGGAAACAAAGGGCTCGTCAGTTTTTCTGCCCGGAAGAGACCTGATATTCAAACGCAGATTGCGTTCAATGTTTTGCTCATGCACTCTGACATTGGTATAAATCGTCTCTTCATTTGTCCGAAAGACCTTTTGAATCCCTGTGGCCAGGGGGATGGCAATTTTCTGATCGACCATTTTGGTTATATCATAAACGGCTCTTCCCGGCGGCAAGGTAAACAGTCCCCTTGAATCGCCTGTGGTGTAAACCACTTCAAGTTGCTCGTTTACCACAACACAAAGGGGGATATACCAGTTCGATATGGCATTGAGCAGTCGCAGGGCCAATTTTTCTTCGGATCTGTCTGCGGCCCGGCCGGGGATTCGAATATTTCCTGCCGGCAGGGGGATTTGGATGTTTTGATTTCTTTTAGAGTGTTCAATCTGCACCGGCACCGGATTTGTTTTCCCCAGGGCTTTGTAAATTTTCCCCTTTTGGTCAAGGATTTCAAAAAAATTATCCATTGTACCGGTGGTTTCGCTGGTACCCAAAAGGAGCATGCCCCCGGGTTTTAAAGAGAAGTTAAACATCTCCAGGGCCCGTTGCTGGAGTACCGGCTGCAGATAGATCAACAGATTTCGACAACTGACAAAATCAATCCGTGTAAACGGCGGGTCTTTAACCAGGTTGTGTTGGGCAAACACAATCATTTCACGAATCCGGCGGGCAATCTGGTATTGATCACCACGCCGGTAAAAATATTTTGTCAGAACGGCCGGGCTGAGATCCGCAGCGATACTCTCTGAAAATAGTCCGATGCCCGCCTTGGCTATGGCCTCTTTATCAATGTCCGTTGCAAAAATTTTTATATCGGCATTCACCCCTAATTTTTCACAGACCTCACAGGAGAGAATGGCAATGGTATATGCTTCTTCTCCTGTTGAGCAGCCGGCGATCCAAAACCGTAATTCATTATCGGTCATGGTTTTAAACATTTGGGGTAGAAATTGATGTTCCAATTGGCCCATGACATCAGAATCCCTGAAAAAACTGGTCACACCGATGAGCAATTCCCTGTACAGGGATTTAACTTCCGCCGGAATTTTTGCGGCATAGTCCACGTATGCATCCAGATTCTGTGACTGGGTCACGGTAATGCGTCTTTGAATCCTTCTGGAGATGGTGTTCATTTTGTAATGGGTGAAATCCACCTGGGTCTTTGAACGAAGCAGGCTGAAAAGTTTTGTCAGGCCTGAATCCTGCCGGATCTCTTTGTGGGTGCTCTCCTGTTTGACCGTGTAGGGATGGTGCAGCCATGCCAAGAGCTGGGAGGGCATCTCGCCGGGGGGTAATATAAAATCGGCCACGCCGGTTGATACCGCTGCCTTGGGCATGCCGTCGAATTTAGCGCTGGCCTCGTCCTGCACAAGAACCAGGCCGCCCCTTTCTTTGATCAGCCGAACCCCGCGCGTGCCGTCGCTGCCGGTCCCTGAGAGGATAACCGCCACTGCCCGGTCGCCCTGATCCTCTGCCAGGGATTTAAGGAAGATATCCACAGGCAGGTTGATGAGGATTTCCTCCCGGTTTTTCTGGTTGGTTAAAATGAGTTTGCCGTGGAAAATGGATATATTTTTTTTGGGCGGTATCAGATATATATTGTCGGGCTTAACCTCCAGGCCGTCTTCTGCGCGATGAACCGGTATTTTTGTTTTTCTTGAAAGCAATTCCACCATCATGCTTTTATAATCCGGCGATAGGTGTTGGATCACAACAAAGGCCATGCCGCTATCCACGGGCATCACTTGAAAAAAGGATTCTATGGCTTCAAGTCCGCCTGCAGAGGCCCCAATGCCGACAATGGCATTCTGTTCTTCCGGTTTGTTTTTAATCAAAACCTTATCCGTTTTTGTGTTCATATGTGCGTCACCATTGCTTTGAAGGATGAGAAACTTTAAACATTACAAGAATATATAAGTCAATTTTAAATATCAACCGTTTAAAGCATTCAGAACCACAGTGGTATGGCGTACCCGCAAGATGCAGGCGTATGTTTGGGGGCATTCCGGTCCGGTCCTTTGTCCGTGTTTGGTTGTCGTGCATTTCGCAAGAAAGTGTTGTTAAATCGTATCCGAGTATAATTAAATCGTAAACAAATATTGTCATATCGTAAACAAATGTTTTTATGCAGAATGGCCGGTGCGTCCCAGACGTTCCTGCGGCCTTCATCTTAAAAGCGGTTACCGGATTTTTTCGTCTAAGATGCTATAATTATATGGGTTTTATGTCATGGTGACGCATGTTTTGGGGGGGGCGGTTTCGTGCGGCATCGTAAAATTAAGAGTTATTTTTGGTTATTCTTTGTCATAGTAATCACTAATTTATTAAGGTCTTGACTAATATATACTTAAACATACAAATAGGGGCAAAAGACAAAAGATGGGCTTTCTCT contains:
- a CDS encoding ATP-binding protein, producing the protein MMNAALADRFHSLRERAEKLLRNSKNTAQTHELTNLKEWAHELAVYQIELELQNDELRHTHLTLQKTKDQFVELFENAPVGYVVLDSSGVILQTNMTWQSMLGLKDKNFKGSLFADNILEADRSIFLSRFKNFFNNPADKKMVVRLLKADESLFYAQIEAKIRYKNNAEIEDEKSLMITVSDITDIKTAQLKLDKALNFLKLTIKQIPVPVIIVSVPDMKLTHFNQGALDLMNPFPGNIHGITIEQYHDYWPLYHLDETPCPLAQLPIKRAIVNREIISNQEFILPLDKGDRWVSISAAPLIDDDGVVIAGIMAFPDITEKKQLEKKLIQSEKMESIGNLAGGIAHHFNNILSSILGFSEIALGDVEKGSNLEYDLKEIHTAGKRARDLVLQILSFARQNNEEVKPVSIANIVNESIKLLESTIPADIEIKQNISTAAMVMGNPALLQQVILDLSSNAADAMENKGGTLSLGVSDQIVDARYAAQNELAGPGKYVQLSIADTGTGIAPDIIKAIFEPYFTTKEPGKGTGMGLASAYGIVKKYGGNIHVESRLEQGSVFKILLPAIQKKEEGQ
- a CDS encoding MBL fold metallo-hydrolase — protein: MHHTQMLRRITGPYNLNTYFLVCKVSRKAVIIDPGGPVEEMADFIGEKDILPDKILLTHGHADQFFSMATFKKIAPIPYCLHGLDDDFFKDPDVRMKTKQSVGLPPPYPADIRIKDGERIAFGFCELAVIHTPGHTPGSVCLLCEDHLFTGDAIFVGEAGRTDLPGGNLHELIDSIRVKILPLDKKTVILPGHNPTGEPSWSTLEQEMKTNIHITDFILDES
- a CDS encoding chemotaxis protein CheB, which translates into the protein MNTKTDKVLIKNKPEEQNAIVGIGASAGGLEAIESFFQVMPVDSGMAFVVIQHLSPDYKSMMVELLSRKTKIPVHRAEDGLEVKPDNIYLIPPKKNISIFHGKLILTNQKNREEILINLPVDIFLKSLAEDQGDRAVAVILSGTGSDGTRGVRLIKERGGLVLVQDEASAKFDGMPKAAVSTGVADFILPPGEMPSQLLAWLHHPYTVKQESTHKEIRQDSGLTKLFSLLRSKTQVDFTHYKMNTISRRIQRRITVTQSQNLDAYVDYAAKIPAEVKSLYRELLIGVTSFFRDSDVMGQLEHQFLPQMFKTMTDNELRFWIAGCSTGEEAYTIAILSCEVCEKLGVNADIKIFATDIDKEAIAKAGIGLFSESIAADLSPAVLTKYFYRRGDQYQIARRIREMIVFAQHNLVKDPPFTRIDFVSCRNLLIYLQPVLQQRALEMFNFSLKPGGMLLLGTSETTGTMDNFFEILDQKGKIYKALGKTNPVPVQIEHSKRNQNIQIPLPAGNIRIPGRAADRSEEKLALRLLNAISNWYIPLCVVVNEQLEVVYTTGDSRGLFTLPPGRAVYDITKMVDQKIAIPLATGIQKVFRTNEETIYTNVRVHEQNIERNLRLNIRSLPGRKTDEPFVSVIFEDINEMTTDDLPPNECNLDEETDQRLRDLEQELQFSRENLQATIEELETSNEELQATNEELLASNEELQSTNEELQSTNEELYTVNSEYQKKIMELTEAKNDIENLLSSSRIGTLILDEDLSIRHFSKSTKDLFNILESDIGRPLAHLSHKISDFDLITSVQKVQKSDETMEKRVKSENGKCYLVRIIPYRVGPDSYAGIVVTIVDISD